The genomic region GGGCAGCATCGACCAGCAAATCGCGCGTATGCACCTCAAGACCGCCAGCCCGTTCCTGCCGATCACCAGCCTCTCCGGCGGCAACCAGCAGAAGGCCGTGCTGGCGAAAATGCTGATGGCCAAGCCCAAGGTGCTGATCCTCGATGAACCCACGCGGGGTGTGGATGTGGGCGCCAAGTACGAGATCTACAAGCTGATGGGCGCGCTGGCGGCCGAAGGCGTGTCGATCATCATGGTCTCCTCGGAACTGGCCGAGGTACTGGGGGTATCCAACCGCGTGCTGGTGATGGGCGACGGCCAGCTGCGGGGCGATTTCGTCAATGCCGGCCTGACCCAGGAACAGGTGCTCGCCGCGGCGCTCAGCCAACCTAATAACCTTCGGAAGACCCTGTAGATGAATCAGGTCAAACACCTTTTCACCCGCTACAAAATGCTCGCGCTGGTGATCGCCGTGGCGTTTATCTGGCTGTTTTTCAGCTGGCAGACCGAGGGCGGCTTCCTCACCCCGCGCAACCTGTCCAACCTGCTGCGGCAGATGTCGATCACCGGAATATTGGCGTGCGGCATGGTGCTGGTGATCATCAGCGGCGAGATCGATTTGTCGGTGGGCTCGTTGCTCGGGCTGCTGGGCGGGCTGGCGGCGATCCTCGACGTGGTTTATCACGTGCCGCTGCTGGCCAACCTCAGCCTGGTGGCGCTGTGCGGCCTGATGATCGGCCTGGCCAACGGCTACATGACCGCTTACCTGCGCATCCCCTCGTTTATCGTCGGCCTGGGCGGCATGCTGGCATTTCGCGGGATTCTGCTGGGGATTACCGGCGGCACCACCATCGCGCCGGTGTCGCCATCGCTGGTGTATGTGGGCCAGGGTTACTTGCCTCACACGGTAGGCGCAGGGCTGGGTGTAGTGCTGTTCGCACTGACGCTTTTTCTGACCTGGAAACAACGGCGTAACCGCGCGCTGCATGGCCTGGCCGCGCACTCGCTGGTGCGTGACGGGCTGCGTGTGGTGCTGATCGGCGCGGTGCTCGCCGGGTTTGTCACCACCCTCAACAGCTACGACGGCATCCCGGTGCCGGTGCTGCTGTTGCTGGTGCTGCTCGGCGTGTTCAGCTACGTCACCAGCCAGACCGTTTTTGGTCGACGGGTGTACGCGGTGGGCAGCAATATGGAAGCCACACGCCTGTCGGGCATCAATGTGCAAGCGGTGAAACTGTGGATCTTCGGCATCATGGGCGTGATGTGCGCCCTCGCCGGCCTGGTCAACACCGCCCGCCTCGCTGCCGGGTCACCGTCGGCGGGCAACATGGGTGAACTCGACGCCATCGCCGCCTGCTTTATTGGCGGCACCTCGATGCGTGGCGGCTCGGGCACGGTATACGGCGCGTTGCTCGGGGCCTTGGTGATTACCAGCCTGGATAACGGCATGTCGATGCTGGACGTGGACAGTTACTGGCAGATGATTGTGAAGGGCAGCATTCTGGTGCTGGCGGTGTGGGTGGATGTGAGTACGCGGGCGGGTCGGCGGTAAGCCCATGCTTACCAACACTGAGTAACCCTGTGGGAGGGGGCTTGCTCCCGATGAGGGAGTGTCAGTGAACACATCTGTGACTGACACACCGCCATCGGGAGCAAGCCCCCTCCCACATTTGTCTGCATTCCAAATGAGGGGTTGGTGGCATTTGGTCATGGTTTTTAAAGGGCCAGCAAGGCGTGTCTCTTTAAATTGCAGGACGTTTCCTAGACAATCCCTGCCGCCTTGTGCCTGCTGGAATCGATGGCTAGTCTGCGGTCCGTCACTGCCAATTCAGTGATCGGGTTTAGTCGCCCGGTATTCCAAAAGGCGCATGAACCACCCATGTTTTACGGTGGCTGTGCGCAGGGCGCCCTTGGGTGCGCCGGATTTTGCCTTTTGGCCGGTCGACTAACCTGCGTACAGCCGCCACCCTACGTTTAGTCGCGAAAGGTTCGGCTCCTTGAAACCAAAAGGAAGCTAAACAATGAGTAAAGTCCTACCCGACCCACCCCGCGATCCCGCAAAAGACCGCGCCGCCTTCAACCGCGCCATCGACCACTACCTGCCCACCCAAGGCTTCCACTGTGTCAACGAAGACCTGAGCTTCGAAGACGCCCTGCTCTACACCGCCAGTCTGCTCGATAGCGCCTCCGCCACCGCACTGGATTGCGGCGAGCTGCTGCAAAGCCCCGAGCGGGCGAAGATCCTGGCGGTGTGGCATTTGCTGGAAATTGCCAAGACCACGGTGGATCGCTCCATCGAATGCCTGACCTGCACAAAAGCCACTGCCTAAAACGCGGTTAAAACTGTGGGAGGGGGCTTGCTCCCGATGGCGGAGTGTCAGTAAGCACATTTGTTACTGACATACCGCCATCGGGAGCAAGCCCCCTCCCACATTTGTCTGCATTCCAAATGAGGGGTTGGTGGCATTTGGTCATGGTTTTTAAAGGGCCAGCAAGGCGTGTCTCTTTAAATTGCAGGACGTTTCCTAGACAATCCCTGCCGCCTTGTGCCTGCTGGAATCGATGGCTAGTCTGCGGTCCGTCACTGCCAATTCAGTGATCGGGTTTAGTCGCCCGGATTTTGAACAGGCGCATGCTCCCATGAAGCTTTATGGTGGCTGTGCGCAGGGCGCCCTCGGGCGCGCCGGGTTCCTGTTCTGACCGGTCGACTAACCTGCGTACAGCCGCCACCTTCGTTTAGTCGCGAAAGGTGTCAGCTCCTTGATATTCAGACAGGAACTACACCATGAATAAAGTCCTACCCGATCCACCCATCGATCCCGCAAAAGACCGCGCCGCCTTCAACCGCGCCATCGACCACTACCTGCCCACCCAAGGCTTCCACTGTGTCAACGAAGACCTGAGCTTCGAAGATGCCCTGCTCTACACCGCCAGTCTGCTCGACAGCGCATCCGCCACCGCGCTGGACTGCGGCGAGCTGCTGCAAAGCCCCGAGCGGGCGAAGATCCTGGCGGTGTGGCATTTGCTGGAAATTGCCAAGACCACCGTGGATCGCTCCATCGAATGCCTGACCTGCACAAAAGCCACTGCATAGAACGCGGTTGAAACTGTGGGAGGGGGCTTGCTCCCGATGGCTGAGTGTCAGTCAGTATCTGCTTGACTGATACACCGCTATCGGGGGCAAGCCCCCTCCCACTTTGATCTCCCACATTGATCTCCATTTTTTCCAGGGGTTATTGCGCACAAGAACTAAATGTCCATAATAGACAAATTAGTTTACCTGGAGACATCCATGTCCAATGCCCCCCTCATCATCGATCAAGTTCAGGCGCGGGCATTGCTCGCCCAGATAGACGTGCCGCTTATCCTGCGCAAGCTGTTCTGCGACCTGGCCGCCGGGCAGGCCGTGCAACCGCCGCAGCAGTGGGTGGAGTTCCCCCACGGTGCCGGTGACTTTATCAACTACCTGGGGGTGCTGGCCGAGGACGGGGTGTATGGGGTCAAGACCTCGCCCTATATCGTGCGTGAGCAAGGGCCACTGGTGACGGCGTGGACGCTGTTGATGTCGATGCACAGCGGCCAGCCGCTGCTGTTGTGCGACGCTTCTGAGTTGACCACTGCGCGCACCGCCGCGATCACCGCATTGGCGGTGGACGCCCTGGCCCCGGCGACGGCACAGCGCCTGGCGATCATCGGCAGCGGCAAGGTCGCCCAGGCGCACCTGCGTTATGTGCAGAACCTGCGCGACTGGCAGCACATCCGCCTGTACTCCCCCAGCCTTGGCAGTGCCAGCGCCGACACCCGTGCGCAGTTGACCGGCCTGGACCCGCGCCTGGCCCTCGCCGACACTTGCGATGCCGCTGTAGAGGACGCGGATGTGATTATGCTCTGCACCTCATCGGCAGGCCCAGTGATCGACCCGATGCGCTTGCGCAAGCCTGCCCTGATCACCTCCATCAGCACCAATGCACCCCGTGCCCATGAAGTGCCCCCGGCGTGCCTCAACCAGATGCAGGTGTATTGCGACTACCGGCAGACCACCCCGGGCGCGGCCGGCGATATGCTGATCGCCAGCGAACAGCACGGCTGGGACAAGCGCGCAGTGCTCGGCGACTTGCCCGAATTGCTCAGCGACATGGCGCAACGTCCAAACTACGATCGGTCTGTATTTTTCCGCTCCATCGGCCTGGGCCTGGAAGATATTGCATTGGCCAATGCCTTGTACCAACTGCAGCGCTAACCCGGAGATTTTTATGCAGCAGGCAGACTTCATCATCATCGGCGGCGGCATTGCCGGCGCATCCACAGGTTTCTGGTTGTCGCAGCACGGCAAGGTGCTGGTGCTGGAGCGTGAAAACCACCCGGCCTATCACTCCACAGGGCGTTCGGCGGCCTTGTATACCGCGGCCTATGGCACCCCCCAGGTGCGCGCGCTGACCCTGGCCAGCCGGGCGTTTTTCGATCAACCGCCAGCGGGCTTCTGCGAGCATCCACTGCTCACACCCCGCGGCGAAATGACCGTCGACTTTAACGGCGATCCAGCTGAGCTGGACAGCCAATACCTGAACGCCAAGGCTACTGTCGAACAGGTGGAACGCCTGAGTGCCGACGAAGCCTGTGCACGGCTGCCGATCCTGCGCCGTGAGAAAGTCCACGGTGCCATCTATGACCCCACCGCCTGCGACATCGACACCGACGCCCTACACCAGGGCTATCTGCGCGGTATCCGCCGTAACCACGGCGAGGTACGCACCGACAGCCATGTGCTGGGCCTGAGCCGCGATGCCGACGGTTGTTGGCAAGTGCGTACCCAGGATGCAACCTTCAGCGCCCCAGTCATCATCAACGCCGCCGGCGCCTGGGCCGACCATATCGGCGGGCTGGCCGGCGCGGCGGCCATCGGCCTGCAACCCAAGCGCCGCTCGGCCTTTATCTTCGCCGGCCCCGATGGTGTGAATAGCCATGATTGGCCAATGCTGGTAGCCCTCGATGAAGCCTTCTACATGAAGCCGGATGCCGGCATGTTCCTTGGCTCGCCGGCCAACGCCGACCCAGTGGAGCCCCAGGACGTGCAGCCCGAAGAACTGGATATCGCCATGGGCATCTACCAGATTGAAGAGGCCACCACCCTGACCATCCGCCGCCCGACGCGCACCTGGGCCGGGCTGCGCAGTTTCGTGCACGACGGTGATTTGCTCTGCGGTTTTGACCCGCAGGTGCCAGGGCTGTTCTGGGTGGCAGCACAGGGTGGTTATGGTATCCAGACGTCGCCCGCCATGGGCCAGGCCAGCGCCGCACTGGTGCGCGGCGCGCCGCTGCCCGAGGCGCTGACGCGATTCGGCCTGGACGCTGGTATGCTCTCCCCCGTCCGCCTGGAGCCCCATTGATGACCATCGCCGAACAAGACACCGTCATGCAAAACTTTCGTGGCATCGCCGATGCGATCGCCACCCTGTTCTTTCCCCATGCGGAAGTGGTGCTGCATGACTTGCGTACGCAAACCGTCGACTACATCGCCAACAATCTATCTAAACGCAGTTTGGGTGATGATTCGTCGCTGGAGGACATGCTGGACGGTGACATCAGCGAAGTGAATATCGGCCCTTACGAAAAACTCAACTGGGACGGTCAGAAAATTCGCAGCCTGAGCACTGTGTTGCACGACCACAAAGGTCGCCGGCTGGCCGTGCTGTGCATCAACCTGAATATCTCGATGTTTGAAACCGCCAAGGCGGCGCTGGACCTGTTCCTGTCGCCGAGCAAGCTGATCGCCCAGCCGGATGCACTGTTTCGCGATGATTGGCAGGAACGCATCAACACGTTCCTGCATGCCTGGCTGCGCGAGCGTCAGCTGAGCCTCAACCTGCTGACCCGCGACCACAAGCGTGAACTGGTGCTGGCGCTGCATGCCGAAGGCGCATTCAAGGGCAAGAGCGCCTCCAACTATGTGGCCAATGTGCTGGGCATGGGGCGGGCGACGGTCTACAAGCATTTGAAGGAGTTGAAGGGTTAACGCCCGCCACACCCGTTCGCCGCAGTGACCTTCAGTCGCCGTAGATATCGGTCTTGAAGTACTGCTGCGAAATCTTCTGGTATTCGCCACTGGCTCGAATGCCATCGATGGCCGCATTCAACTCGCTGACCAATGCCGTATTGCCCTTGCGCACCGCAATCCCCGCACCCTCGCCCACGTATTTCGGATCCTTGAGCTCCGGGCCGACAAAGGCGTAGCCCTGGCCGCGTGGCATCGCCAGGAAGTCGCTCAGGGGGATGGTGTCGGCAAAGATCGCATCCAGGCGCCCTGCTGCCAGGTCCATGTAGATTTCTTCGTTATTGCTGTAGCGCTTGACGTTGATGCCCTTGGGCTCGAACACCTCGGTGGCATAACGGTCGGTGGTAGTGGCGCGCTGCACGCCGACGTTCTTGCCCTTGAGGCTGGCGTACTGGTCATCCACTACCGCACCGTCCTTCATCACCAGGCGTGAGGAGGTGAAATAATACTTGTGGGTGAAATCCACTGATTTCTTGCGGTCTTCGTTGATGGTCATGGACGACAGCGCCATGTCGATTTTCTTGACCTTGAGGGACGGAATCAGACCGTCGAACTCACCTTCGACCCACACACACTTGACCTTCATTTGCGCACACAGGGCGTTGCCGATGTCGTAGTCGAAACCGACGATCTTGCCGTCACCAGTCTTTGAGGCGAACGGCGGGTAAGCGGCCTCGATGCCGATACGCAGCGGTTTCTCGGCGGCGAGCAAGTGACTTGCGGCAAACAGGCTCAGGGCCAGGGCGGGGATAAGGTGACGTTTCTTCATGATCGGGTTCTCGCGGGTTGTTGTTGGTTTGGCAAGAGTGAAGAAAAACGTGTAGCGATGAATTTGTACTTATAATTCCATACTGGACTTTTATGTTCTTAGCGTCAATTCAGAGCAAACACATAAAAATGTGGGAGGGGGCTTGCCCCCGATTGCGGTGTATCAGCCACCTTTACAGTGCCTGACACTCTGCAATCGGGAGCAAGCCCCCTCCCACACTTGGATCTACAGTGCCTGTGAGATCTTACTTGGACACCGGCATCGCAAATTCCGCGCCCTGCTCAATGCTCTCCGACCAACGCTGCATGATCGACTTCTGCTTGGTGTAGAAGCGCACGCCCTCGGTGCCGTAGGCATGCATGTCGCCGAACAGGCTCTTCTTCCAGCCACCAAAACCATGCCAGGCCATTGGCACCGGGATCGGCACGTTGATGCCGACCATACCCACTTCAATGCGGCGAGCGAATTCGCGGGCGATGTTGCCGTCGCGGGTGAAGCAGCTGACGCCGTTGCCGAACTCATGGTCGTTGACCAGCTTTACCGCCTCGGCGAAATCATTCACGCGTACACAGGCCAGAACCGGGCCGAAGATTTCTTCGCGGTAGATGCTCATGTCCCGGGTCACGTGGTCGAACAAGGTGGCGCCGAGCCAGAAGCCGTTTTCCAGGCCGGGCTCGGTGGGCAGGTAGTCACGGCCATCGAGCAACAAGTGCGCGCCGGCCTGTACGCCCTGCTCGATATAGCCGCTGATGCGCTCCAGCGCGGCCCGCGACACAATCGGACCCATTTCGGCTTTCAAATCGCGGCCATCGGTGATGCGCAACGTCTTGGCGCGCTCGGTCAAGGCGGCAATGACTTTATCGCCCACATCCCCCACCAGCACCGCCACCGAGATCGCCATGCAGCGCTCGCCGGCACTGCCGTAGGCGGCGCCCATCAGCGCGTCGACGGTACGCTCGATATCGGCATCGGGCATCACCACCATATGGTTCTTCGCCCCGCCCAGGCCCTGCACGCGCTTGCCGTGACGTGCACCGCTCTCATAGATGTACTGGGCGATGGGCGTGGAGCCGACAAAACTCACGGCCTTGACGTCGGGGTGTTCGATCAGTGCGTCCACCGACTCCTTGTCGCCCTGCACCACGTTGAACACACCTTTGGGCAAGCCGGCTTCACGCAGCAGCTCGGCCATGAACAGCGCGGCACTCGGGTCAGTAGGGCTGGGCTTGAGGATGAAGGTGTTACCCGCCGCGATGGCGATGGGGTACATCCACATCGGCACCATCACCGGGAAGTTGAACGGCGTGACGCCAGCGACGACGCCCAGAGGTTGGCGCATCGTCCAGTTGTCCATGCCACGGGACACCTGGTCGGAATGCTCGCCCTTGAGCAGGTTGGGAATGCCGCAGGCGAATTCGAGGATATCGATGCCACGGTCGACTTCGCCCTGGGCATCGGTGAACACCTTGCCATGCTCGGCGACGATGATGCGCGCCAGGTCGTCCTTGCGTTCGCGCAGCAGGTGCAGGTATTCGAACAGTACACGGGCGCGGCGGATCGGCGGCGTGTCGGCCCACCCGGCAAAAGCAGCCTGGGCGGCATCGACGGCTTCGGCCACGGTCTGGCGGCTGGCCAGGGCTACGCGCCCGGTCACTTCGCCCGTGGCTGGGTTGTAGACGTCCTGGTAGCGATCATCGCGGCTGACGCGCTGGTCGTTGATGTAGTGTTCGATGGTGGTGTTCATGGCAGTGGATCCCCGGTGGGTAGCGTTGGGACACACGATAGGCTTTCGATTTGTTCCAAACCAGAGCAGAATCCAGAACTTATTGTCCTGATAGGCGAACAATACACTCATGGAAAAGGCTGAGATCGAAGGCTTGTGGACCCACATTCACTGGCTGTCGGTGTTGGAGGAACACGGCACCTACACCGCTGCGGCTGCCCGCCTGGGGGTGAGCAAATCCGCGGTCAGCCAGCGTATCTCCGACCTGGAGAAAGCCACCGGCACGCGCCTGGTGACCCGCACCACGCGCAGCGTGCGACTGACCGAGGCCGGGTTGTCCTTGACCCGCGACGTGCGCAGC from Pseudomonas synxantha harbors:
- a CDS encoding DUF6124 family protein; amino-acid sequence: MNKVLPDPPIDPAKDRAAFNRAIDHYLPTQGFHCVNEDLSFEDALLYTASLLDSASATALDCGELLQSPERAKILAVWHLLEIAKTTVDRSIECLTCTKATA
- a CDS encoding NAD(P)/FAD-dependent oxidoreductase, whose product is MQQADFIIIGGGIAGASTGFWLSQHGKVLVLERENHPAYHSTGRSAALYTAAYGTPQVRALTLASRAFFDQPPAGFCEHPLLTPRGEMTVDFNGDPAELDSQYLNAKATVEQVERLSADEACARLPILRREKVHGAIYDPTACDIDTDALHQGYLRGIRRNHGEVRTDSHVLGLSRDADGCWQVRTQDATFSAPVIINAAGAWADHIGGLAGAAAIGLQPKRRSAFIFAGPDGVNSHDWPMLVALDEAFYMKPDAGMFLGSPANADPVEPQDVQPEELDIAMGIYQIEEATTLTIRRPTRTWAGLRSFVHDGDLLCGFDPQVPGLFWVAAQGGYGIQTSPAMGQASAALVRGAPLPEALTRFGLDAGMLSPVRLEPH
- a CDS encoding transcriptional regulator, giving the protein MTIAEQDTVMQNFRGIADAIATLFFPHAEVVLHDLRTQTVDYIANNLSKRSLGDDSSLEDMLDGDISEVNIGPYEKLNWDGQKIRSLSTVLHDHKGRRLAVLCINLNISMFETAKAALDLFLSPSKLIAQPDALFRDDWQERINTFLHAWLRERQLSLNLLTRDHKRELVLALHAEGAFKGKSASNYVANVLGMGRATVYKHLKELKG
- a CDS encoding ABC transporter substrate-binding protein; this translates as MKKRHLIPALALSLFAASHLLAAEKPLRIGIEAAYPPFASKTGDGKIVGFDYDIGNALCAQMKVKCVWVEGEFDGLIPSLKVKKIDMALSSMTINEDRKKSVDFTHKYYFTSSRLVMKDGAVVDDQYASLKGKNVGVQRATTTDRYATEVFEPKGINVKRYSNNEEIYMDLAAGRLDAIFADTIPLSDFLAMPRGQGYAFVGPELKDPKYVGEGAGIAVRKGNTALVSELNAAIDGIRASGEYQKISQQYFKTDIYGD
- a CDS encoding sugar ABC transporter permease — protein: MNQVKHLFTRYKMLALVIAVAFIWLFFSWQTEGGFLTPRNLSNLLRQMSITGILACGMVLVIISGEIDLSVGSLLGLLGGLAAILDVVYHVPLLANLSLVALCGLMIGLANGYMTAYLRIPSFIVGLGGMLAFRGILLGITGGTTIAPVSPSLVYVGQGYLPHTVGAGLGVVLFALTLFLTWKQRRNRALHGLAAHSLVRDGLRVVLIGAVLAGFVTTLNSYDGIPVPVLLLLVLLGVFSYVTSQTVFGRRVYAVGSNMEATRLSGINVQAVKLWIFGIMGVMCALAGLVNTARLAAGSPSAGNMGELDAIAACFIGGTSMRGGSGTVYGALLGALVITSLDNGMSMLDVDSYWQMIVKGSILVLAVWVDVSTRAGRR
- a CDS encoding ornithine cyclodeaminase family protein — its product is MSNAPLIIDQVQARALLAQIDVPLILRKLFCDLAAGQAVQPPQQWVEFPHGAGDFINYLGVLAEDGVYGVKTSPYIVREQGPLVTAWTLLMSMHSGQPLLLCDASELTTARTAAITALAVDALAPATAQRLAIIGSGKVAQAHLRYVQNLRDWQHIRLYSPSLGSASADTRAQLTGLDPRLALADTCDAAVEDADVIMLCTSSAGPVIDPMRLRKPALITSISTNAPRAHEVPPACLNQMQVYCDYRQTTPGAAGDMLIASEQHGWDKRAVLGDLPELLSDMAQRPNYDRSVFFRSIGLGLEDIALANALYQLQR
- a CDS encoding CoA-acylating methylmalonate-semialdehyde dehydrogenase — encoded protein: MNTTIEHYINDQRVSRDDRYQDVYNPATGEVTGRVALASRQTVAEAVDAAQAAFAGWADTPPIRRARVLFEYLHLLRERKDDLARIIVAEHGKVFTDAQGEVDRGIDILEFACGIPNLLKGEHSDQVSRGMDNWTMRQPLGVVAGVTPFNFPVMVPMWMYPIAIAAGNTFILKPSPTDPSAALFMAELLREAGLPKGVFNVVQGDKESVDALIEHPDVKAVSFVGSTPIAQYIYESGARHGKRVQGLGGAKNHMVVMPDADIERTVDALMGAAYGSAGERCMAISVAVLVGDVGDKVIAALTERAKTLRITDGRDLKAEMGPIVSRAALERISGYIEQGVQAGAHLLLDGRDYLPTEPGLENGFWLGATLFDHVTRDMSIYREEIFGPVLACVRVNDFAEAVKLVNDHEFGNGVSCFTRDGNIAREFARRIEVGMVGINVPIPVPMAWHGFGGWKKSLFGDMHAYGTEGVRFYTKQKSIMQRWSESIEQGAEFAMPVSK
- a CDS encoding DUF6124 family protein, giving the protein MSKVLPDPPRDPAKDRAAFNRAIDHYLPTQGFHCVNEDLSFEDALLYTASLLDSASATALDCGELLQSPERAKILAVWHLLEIAKTTVDRSIECLTCTKATA